The Nocardia vinacea genome contains the following window.
GGGCTCCTGGAAGTTCGCCGACCGTGGTGCCGCGGTCGGCGCGGTCTCGGCCAGATGCCGTGGCGCGGGCGGGATCGGGAAGTGCGGCGCCGTGGAGGCGGCGTACCAGAAGAACGGCTGCCCGGTGGTGGCGGCTTCGGTGATGAACCGAACGGATTTTTCGCCGATGACGTCGGTTTCGTAATCCTTCGGCGCGACACCGTATTTCACGTGAGTGCCGTTCTCGTTGAGAGTGTAGTTGTAACCGGCGTAGAGAAAGTTGTCGATGCCCGCGTTCCAGTCGTCCCAGCCGGGTGGAATGTGGTCGGGGTCGTGTTCGAGGCCGTTGAGATATTTACCGGCCATCCCGGTGCGATAACCGGCGTCGTGCAGATATGTCGCGATGGTGTGGGATTCGTTGCCGTTGGCGCGGAACGCTTCGAAGCCGCCGACTTCACCACTGTTGGTGAGAACGCCGGTGTTGTGCCCGTATTCTCCGGTCAAAATCGACGACCGGGCAGCGCAGCAGATCGGCATCGGCGCGAAACCGTTGGTGAAATCGACACCGCGGTCACGGATCAGCGTGGCGGTGCGCGGCATCGCCTGCCACACCGGCGTGGTCATCGCATCGAGGTCATCGGCGAGGATCATCACGATGTTGGGGCGACGAGCATCGCCGTGAAGGGGGGTCGCCGCCACCACCGACAAGCACGTCGCGACCGACAGCACCGATACGGCAGCCACGGTCAACCAACGCAACGAACCACGCCGATCCATCGAGAACTCCCTACCTGGAATATCGAAACCGGACACACCACATATCGACGCGCCACGCGATATCGACAGCATTTCGACGCGCGACCAGCCAATGGATCTCTCATCAACTCCTCAATTTCACCAGAGCCACGGTACTGCCACATAATTCGAATCGAGGCCAGCGACAGGCACCCGCGATTGCGATAGGTGCCGTCCGAGACCACGAGCGGTTTCCACCGCCCGACGCCGAGCGCTAGGGCAGCGTTCGGCGACACGCCTCACCACGTCACGAATTCAGAACTGGCTGTGTTGGGAGTCGAAGGTGAGGATGCGGCCGCCGAGCAGGATCTGGGCACCGGCGGCCAGGGTGGTCAGTTGGTTCGGCATGGCGCGGAGCCACTCCTGGTGGCCGGGCATGCGAATGTAGGTGCCGTTGGCCGAGCCCTGGTCGACCACGGCGACATCCCATTCGACCAGCCGAACCTCCATATGCGCCCGCGACATCGCGCCCGAGCTGTCCGGCAGCCGGATCGGCCGCGCACCGCGGTGCACCGCCTCGGCATGTTCGGGTTCCCGCCCGAGGACGATGTCGTTATCGAGTACGAACGATGTCCCGTCATCGAGCATGAGCAACCCCAGCGGTGGCCGCACTCCCTCGGTCAACACGCAGGTCAACTGATCCATCCGAATCCCGCACACCGCGCAGAACGACACCCGCGGATCGTTCAAATGCTGCCGCGAACACATGAATCCCCGAACGACAGCCCTACCACTGCCGGCCATCCCATTTTCCAAATGCTTCGCCAGCGCTGCCGCCACGCCGTTCTCAGACTGCACGCCCTTCTGCAGCCCGACTCGTCGCCGTTCCCCGACGCTCGACACCGCATTCCTCGGCGGCAGATTTCCCATGCCCATCGCGGACGCTCGCTCCCACGGTGCGGCTTTCCCCGCCGATCCGCCCCCGATCGGCGGCCGCACCGCACCGCCTTCCGGCTGTGGCTCGACCTCGCTTTCCGACCTGATCGCCACCGGATCGATGGCTTCGACCGGCTGCCTCGGAAACTCGCGCCGTTCCACGTCCTCGACCCCCGGCGCTGCTCCCACATCTTCCGCCGATGCCACGGCCTGAAGCACCTCATCTCGCACCGACTCGACGCCGGGAGACCTCCGCATCGTCGGTGCACGAGCCGACACAGGCACCCCCAACCACAACACCGCCCCGGAACCGGGCACCGTTCCCTCACCGAGTCCGGCGATGCCGCGACCCGGTAGCGCCGACTCGGTCATCCCGCCCTCGTCCACGAACAGCCCGATCCCGATCTCGGGTGCCGGGATCACCACGCGGTCGACCGTGAATCCGGCATCCCGGCCGCGCAATACTTCTGTGCGATCCGAGCTCTCCAGCACCGCCGTCACACCACCGTGCAGATATAACGCCACGCCCGTCGCGCTAGGGGTGATCACCCCGAATTCGACTTGGTCCTCGTCGTCCAGGCTCATCAACCAGGTGGTGGCAAGTCGTGCAAACATGCGTCCGCTGCGCGGTATCTCCGAGACACCCGCTTCTCGCACCAGCTCGAGCAATGCTGTCATCGTCTGCGCCGCACGCGATTCGGCATCGGCGGCAATATCCGAACGATGCGCGACGACCAGCACGACACCGCCGCTGTTCGCGATCAGATGCGTACCACCCGGCAGCACCTCGAGCTGCCGACTCACAGCAATCGCCCACCCTGGAACCGCCACCGATGGAACACCACCCGCATCGGCCCGTTCACGATGAGCCAGAACACGATCCACGTCACGATGAACTGGATGAGGAACGCCGTCATCGACGGATGCAACGCGCGCGGCAGCACAATGGTCGTATGGTGCACGAGGACCCACATCAGCGCCGCCTCGTTGATCACCGTCCAGAAGCCGAACAGCGTGGGCCAGTCCTTCTCCCACCGGAATTGCTGCAGAAAATGGTAGAGCAATTCCCACAGTACGCCGACGAACACGGTCGCCAGCAGCACCGACAACGTCACCCGATAGGCATTGCCGAGTGACAGCGGTCCGGTCGGCAGGACCGGCGTAATGATCACCGCGACCAGCAATCCGATCACGCCGAGCGCGAGCATACGGGTCTGAATCCGCCCGTTCAAAGTAAGCAGCATTGATCAGATCTTCTTGTTCATCGCCCACAACCACCATTGCCGAGTCGAGCGCAGCGGCCCCATCCGCTGGCAGAAACCCAGCGCCGCAAGATCGTCCGCGATCTCCCGCGCCGCGATCTGCAACCCCAGGAAGGTGTCCACTCCCGGAAACGGTCCACCCAGCGTCGCACTACCTGATGCATAGATGCGTCCGCTGCCACTTCGCGTGCCGATCAACTCGAAGGTGGTCGCCACATCCATGCGCCCCACCGGATTGCGGCCGGCACCGGCATGATCCAGCAGATCCGCCAGCAACCGATGTTCGCGCACGTCGGCCTCCAACCCGGTGCAGTCGATTATGTAATCGGCCGAAATGTCGAAGGGCTGGGTAGGCGGCGGAAGCGGCAGCGCCGCCGTGGGATCCGGCACGATCGTGGTGATCACCCCGCCCTGCTCCCGCCCGGGCCGCAGATCGCGCGCACTGCCCGCCATCACCTGATACCACCCCTCCTTACGCCCGCGCCGCAGCTGCTCCTGCCAATTCGAGCGCACCGGGGTGTTGGTCCCGCCCATCTCCTGGTAGGCCTGCGCGCGCTGTTCCCCTTGCAGCGTGCGCATTTTCGCTTTGAGCTGCCCGCCCCATACCGACTTCGGATAGTTGAATCCCTGATATGACCACCCGTCGCCGCCCTTGCGTCGACTGAAAATATTCGGTCCATGCGCGGCGGCGACATAGTGCCGAAACAGATGCAGGATCTGGGTGTTCAGCCGCAGTTTGTCCCGGTCATCGATGAGCCGTTGCAACACCCGACTGGCCACGATCCCGCTGCCGCGGATCATCACCTTTCCCGGCCTGCGCTGCAGTGCCTGATACACGTGCTCATGCGGTTCATACGCATTGACCACGCGCGTCGGATCCCGGTACTTCTCCCGATATTCCTGCAGATCCGGCAACAACTTCAGCCCCGGATAGCCCACGCCCACATGGATGTACGTGCTACGAAACGCGATCCGCTTGGTCGGGGCAGCACCAACGGGCGGAGTCAGGACGCTGAAGTACCCACCGCCGTAGCGTTTGCGCACCATGCGCACATGCCCTTTATGCAACGAACCCGCATATCCGATCCGATGGAACTCCCGTTCCATCGCAACGAACGCCTGCCCCGCCCTGGGCGTGTAGTAGTTGCTGAAGATCGGCTCGGTGAACACATTCCACAGCGGTCGGATCGTTCTTTCCGCCAGCGCCTCGCGCACCGCATACGACGGAAAGCCCCAGATATTGTCCGGCATCGAGGCCGAGTCGCTGCGCAATCGCTCCCCGCGCGGGATCTGCGATACCCGCGTCAGATACTCATAGGACGACCACGGCACCTCCTGTGGCCCGAGCACCGCCATCGCTGCCGCCGCAACGCCGTAGATCCGCAGGGTGTCGTAGGTGACGAAGGATCCGATCCCGCTGCCGATGGTCACGAACGGAACGTCCACCACCGGAATGCCCGCCCGGCCCACCATCTCGTCGGTCCACACGTCGGTTTCGACGAGTTCGCGCGTGATATCTCCCCGCATTTTCGGGATGCTACCGGCCGAAACTTAGCAACCGCTTTCGATTACCTTGCCCGCGCACGCATTCCACACCGCCGACCGACGACAGCGCGACGCGCGCGGAGCAATCTGCGCCAACCTGCCACGCCGCACCCCCGCCCCGACGTACCATCCCTGCGTGGCCGACGCGATTCGTTCCACCCCACTGCGGGTCCTGGTCTACAGCAACGACGCCGATACCCGGCGCCAAGTAATGCTGGCACTGGGCAGACACCCGCACCCTGAGCTGCCCGCCTTCGAATACCTCGAGGTGGCGACCGCGCCCGTGGTCATCGAGCAGATGGATGCGGGCGGTATCGATCTGGCCATCCTGGACGGCGAGTCCGCCCCGGCGGGCGGGCTCGGTATTGCCAAACAGCTCAAGGACGAGATCGCCCAGTGCCCACCGATTCTGGTGCTCACCGGTCGCCCCGACGATGCCTGGCTCGCGACCTGGTCGCGCGCCGAGGCCGCCGTGGCCCATCCGATCGATCCGATCCGGCTCACCGAGGCCGTTGTCACGGTGCTGCGAAACCGCACCGCTGCCTGACCTCGATCTCCCTCATCGCGCCCGCGTCCCCGAGGACGCGGGCACTCTGATGTCCCGTGACGGCGCTATCGCTTAGCGATCCGACGGGTCGGATTACCCCCGATTCAGTCATAAATAGCAGTCCCGTTTTCGATCAAAGACCCCAATCGAATAAATGGTCGACCCGTCGCGACGGTTGTAGGCTGTGCCGTAGCTCACATGAGCGCGGGCCTCGATATGACAGACCCGCGCCGTGCGAGCAGGCCATGAGGCGAGTCTGACCGAGGCGGACAACGACGTCAGCCCGCCTCGGAAGCTGCCGTCGTGATTCCGACGCCGACGATCACATCCCCGGCGCCGTCGGACATGACGCCCAACCGCCAGCTACAGCTCGCAAGGAGGGGAAGTGCAGTCGTGAATATCGAGATGCCCACTCTGGTCCTCGGCGCGGTCGCCGCCGCGTTCGCGGTGTTTTCCGTCATCCTCTCGGCCCTCATCGGTCCCAAGCGCTACAACCGGGCCAAACAGGAGGCCTACGAGTGCGGCATCGAACCGACACCGCACGCCGTCGCGGGTGGGCCGGGAAGCGTTACCGGACAACGCTTTCCGGTGAAGTACTACCTCACCGCCATGTTGTTCATCATCTTCGATATCGAGATCGTGTTCCTCTACCCGTGGGCTGTCCACTTCGATGCGCTCGGTCTCTTCGGTCTCGCGGCGATGGCGCTGTTCATCTTCAACGTCTCGGTGGCCTACGCCTACGAATGGCGCCGCGGCGGTCTCAGCTGGGACTGATCGCCCATACGCACTGGCCCGCAAGGCATTACGCCATGTCGGGCCGTACGCACAGTGGAAGTGAGAGTTAGTCGAACATGGGTCTCGAGGAAAAACTGCCCAGCGGCTTTCTGCTGAGCACGGTCGAAGATTTCGCCGGATACCTGCGCAAAGGCTCGCTGTGGCCTGCCACCTTCGGGCTGGCCTGCTGCGCCATCGAGATGATGGCCACCGGCGCAGGACGTTTCGATATCGCCCGCTTCGGTATGGAGGCGTTCCGCGCCTCGCCGCGGCAGGCCGATCTGATGATCGTCGCGGGCCGGGTCAGCCAGAAGATGGCACCGGTGCTGCGTCAGGTATACGACCAGATGACCGAACCGAAATGGGTACTGGCCATGGGCGTTTGCGCGTCCTCGGGTGGCATGTTCAACAACTACGCCATCGTGCAGGGCGTGGACCATGTGGTGCCGGTCGATATCTACCTGCCCGGCTGCCCGCCGCGGCCGGAGATGCTGTTGAACGCGATCCTGACACTGCACGCGAAGATCCAGCAGATGCCACTGGGCGTCAACCGCGAGGAGGCCATCCGTGCCGCCGAAGCGGCGGCGCTGGCGTCCACACCGACCATCCGGATGGAGGGTCTGCTGCGATGACCTTCGACTCCCCCGAAAATACCGAAACCAGGACGCCGCAGGAGTTCGTCGACGCCGCGGCCACCGCGGGCCCGGAAGGCACACCGCCGGAAGCGGATTCACCGTCGGCCGAGGTGATCGGCGTGCGCCACGGCATGTTCGGTGTCACCGGCTCCGGCGACACCTCCGGCTACGGCCGCCTGGTCCGTCCGGTGACACTGCCCGGCAGCACCCCGGCGCCCTTCGGCGGCTACTTCGACGAGGTCGTCACCGAATTGCATGCCGCACTCGGCGCGGTCGGCGCCGGCTGGGAGACCGTCATCGAGAAGGTGATCGTCTTCCGCGGCGAACTGACCCTGCACGTGCGGCGCGAACATCTGGTGACGGTCGCCAAGGTGTTACGCGACTACGCCGCACTGCGTTTCGAGCTCTGCCTCGGCGTGAACGGCGTGCACTACCCGGAAGACACCGGCCGCGAATTGCACGCGGTCTATCACCTCATGTCCATCACCCATAACCGGCGCCTGCGCGTCGAGGTCTCCGCACCGGACGCCGACCCGCATATCCCGTCGCTGTTCAGCGTGTATCCGACCACCGACTGGCATGAGCGGGAGACCTACGACTTCTTCGGCATCCTCTTCGACGGCCACCCTTCGCTGACGCGCATCACCATGCCCGATGACTGGCGTGGCCACCCCCAGCGCAAGGACTACCCGCTCGGCGGGATCCCGGTCGAGTACAAGGGCGCGCGCATTCCGCCGCCCGACGAGCGGAGGGCGTACAAGTAATGAACGACATCGACACCCGGCCCGGCGTCCACAACGACACCGGGCCCGAACCCGCTGTGGTCACGGTGGCGGGCCAGGACTGGGACGCGGTCACCGAAACCCTCGACAGCGCGGGTGAAGAACGCATCGTCGTCAATATGGGTCCGCAGCATCCGTCCACGCACGGCGTACTGCGGCTGATCCTCGAAATCGAGGGCGAGACGGTCACCGAGGCCCGCTGCGGCATCGGCTACCTGCACACCGGCATCGAGAAGAATCTCGAATTCCGGAACTGGGCGCAGGGCACCACCTTCGTCACCCGGATGGACTATCTGTCCCCGTTCTTCAACGAGACGGCGTACTGCCTCGGCGTCGAGCGGCTGCTCGATGTCGAGGACCAGATTCCTGAACGCGCCACCATCGTTCGCGTCATGCTCATGGAGCTCAATCGGATCTCCTCCCATCTGGTCGCGCTGGCGACCGGTGGTATGGAGTTGGGTGCTCTCACCCCGATGCTGTTCGGTTTCCGGGAACGCGAGCTGATTCTGGATGTCTTCGAGACCATCACCGGCCTGCGCATGAATCACGCGTACATCCGGCCCGGCGGTCTCGCCCAGGACCTGCCCGACGACGGCGTCACCAAGGTCCGTGAGCTGCTGAAACTTTTGCCCAAGCGGCTGCGCGATATGGATCATCTGCTCACCCAGAATCCGATCTGGAAGGCACGCACCCAGAACGTCGGCTACCTGGATCTCGCCGGCTGCATGGCACTGGGCATCACCGGTCCGGTGCTGCGTTCGACCGGTCTGCCGCACGATCTGCGCAAGGCAGCGCCGTATTGCGGTTACGAGAACTACGAATTCGATGTGCCCACCACCACCGGCTGCGACTGCTACGGCCGCTACTGGATTCGGGTCGCGGAGATGAAGGAGTCGCTCAAGATCGTCGAGCAGTGCCTGGACAAACTGCGGCCGGGGCCGGTGATGGTGGACGACAAGAAGCTCGCCTGGCCCGCGGATCTGCAGCTGGGGCCGGACGGACTCGGCAACTCCCCCAAGCACATCAACCGCATCATGGGCACATCCATGGAGGGGCTCATCCACCACTTCAAACTCGTCACCGAGGGCATTCGGGTCCCGGCGGGGCAGGTGTATGTGGCAGTGGAGTCGCCACGTGGCGAACTCGGTGTGCATATGGTCAGCGACGGCGGCACCCGCCCGTATCGGGTGCACTATCGCGACCCCTCGTTCACGAATCTGCAAGCGGTGGCGGCGATGTGCGAGGGCGGGATGGTCGCCGATGTCATCGCCTCCGTCGCCAGCATCGACCCGGTGATGGGCGGAGTTGACCGATGACCGAGATCCTGTTGAAGCTGTCCACCCGACCGCAGCCTTTCTTGCCGTTCGTGCGCGAGCGATTGGAGGTCGATGCCAAGGAGATCATCGCCCGCTATCCGGAGCCGCGCTCGGCGCTGCTGCCGCTGCTGCATCTGGTGCAGGCCGAGGAGGGCTGCGTCACCGGCACCGGCATCGAATTCTGTGCCGAACAGCTGGGCTTGACCGGCGCCGAGGTCACCGCGGTGGCGACCTTCTATTCGATGTACCGGCGCACCCCCACCGGCGACTATCACGTCGGTGTCTGCACCAACACGCTCTGCGCGGTGATGGGTGGCGATGCCATTCTCGAGACCCTGCAGCGCCGACTCGGCATCGGGCACGGCGAGACCACGGCGGACGGTTCGATCACCCTCGAGCACATCGAATGCAACGCGGCCTGCGATTTCGCGCCGGTGGTGATGGTCAATTGGGAGTTCTTCGATAACCAGACCCCGGAATCGGCTGCCGCACTGGTGGATTCGCTACGCCGAGGCGAGCAGGTGACACCCACGCGCGGTGCGCCGCTGTGCACGTTCAAGCAGACCGCGCGCATCCTCGCGGGCTTCCCGGACGAGCGCCCCGGGGTGCTCGACGGTGCGGCGGGCGAGGCGACGCTGGCCGGTCTGCGGGTTGCGCAGGAACAGAATATGCAAGCGCCGGAACCGAAGCCGGGCGAGGAATGAAGATGACACTGACTCCCGTACTCACCCGGTATTGGGACGACCCGCAGTCGTGGACCATCGAGCACTACCGTGGCCACGATGGCTATCAGGCCATCCGCAAGGCCTTGCGGATGGAACCCGATCAGGTCATCCAGACCATCAAGGACGCCGGTTTGCGCGGTCGCGGCGGCGCGGGCTTCCCGACCGGGATGAAATGGAGCTTCATCCCGCAGGGCACGGGCCCGGACGGCGTCACCAAACCGCACTATCTCGTGGTCAATGCCGACGAGTCGGAACCCGGTACCTGCAAGGACATTCCGCTCATGCTGGCCACCCCGCACACCCTCATCGAGGGCGTCATCATCGCGGCGTATGCGATTCGGGCGGCACACGCGTTCATCTATGTGCGCGGTGAGGTCGTACCGGTGCTGCGGCGGCTGCAGGCCGCGGTCGCGCAGGCGTACGCGGCCGGATTCCTCGGGAAGAACATTCTCGGCTCCGGCTACGACCTGGAACTCATCGTGCACGCCGGCGCCGGTGCGTACATCTGCGGTGAGGAAACCGCGCTGCTGGATTCGCTGGAGGGGCGGCGCGGCCAGCCGCGACTGCGGCCACCGTTCCCGGCCGTCGCGGGTCTGTATGCCTGCCCGACGGTGGTCAACAATGTGGAATCCATCGCGAGCGTGCCGCCCATCATCCTGAACGGCACAGCCTGGTTCCGGTCCATGGGCAGTGAGAAGTCCCCGGGCTTCACGCTGTACTCGCTGTCGGGGCACGTCGCCCGGCCGGGGCAATACGAAGCGCCGCTGGGCATTACGCTGCGCGAACTGCTCGGCTATGCCGGCGGTGTGCGCGCCGGACATCAGGTGAAGTTCTGGACGCCGGGCGGTTCGTCGACGCCGCTGTTCACCGACCAACACCTCGACGTGCCACTGGACTACGAGGGTGTCGCCGGTGCGGGATCCATGTTGGGCACGAAGGCATTACAGATCTTCGACGACACGACGTGTGTGGTACGCGCGGTGCTGCGCTGGACCGAGTTCTACGCCCACGAATCCTGCGGTAAATGCACGCCCTGCCGCGAGGGCACCTACTGGCTCGTCCAGCTGCTGAAGCGGATCGAGGCCGGACGGGGCACCGAATCGGATCTGGAGAAGCTTCTCGATATCAGCGACACCATCAACGGCAAATCGTTCTGCGCACTCGGCGACGGCGCGGCCAGCCCGATCATCTCCTCGCTGAAGTACTTCCGCGAGGAATACGTCGACCATCTGCGGCTCGACGGCTGCCCGTTCGATCCCGCGCGATCCACCGCCTGGGCCGAAGGAGTCCGATGACTGCCACTGTGAACACCAATACCAGCGGACTCGTACCCGCTGACCTGGTCACCGTCACCATCGATGACACCCAGGTGAGCGTTCCCGCGGGCACCCTGCTGATCCGGGCCGCCGAACTCATCGGCATCCAGATCCCGCGCTTCTGCGATCATCCGCTGCTGGACCCGGTCGGCGCGTGCCGTCAGTGTCTGGTCGAGGTGGAGGGGCAGCGCAAGCCGGTCGCGTCCTGCACCATGGCCGTCGCCGACGGCATGATCGTGCGCACCCAGCTGACCTCACCTCCCACCGCAAAGGCACAGGAGGGAGTGATGGAGCTGCTGCTCATCAACCACCCCCTCGACTGTCCGGTCTGCGATAAGGGCGGTGAATGCCCGCTGCAGAACCAGGCGATGTCGAGTGGTCGGTCCGAAACCCGCTTCGACGGCGTGAAACGCACCTACCCCAAGCCGATTCCGCTGTCCACTGCCGTGCTGCTGGACCGGGAACGCTGCGTGCTGTGTGCCCGTTGCACTCGTTTCTCGCAGCAGGTCGCTGGGGATCCGTTCATCGAACTCATGGATCGCGGTGCGCTCGAACAGGTCGGCACCGCACAGGCCGAACCGTTCGACTCCTACTTCTCCGGCAATACCGTGCAGATCTGCCCGGTGGGTGCGCTCACCGGCACCAGCTATCGGTTCCGGGCCCGTCCGTTCGATCTGGTCTCCAGCCCGAGCGTCTGCGAGCACTGTGCATCGGGCTGTGCACAGCGCACCGACCATCGGCGCGGAAAAGTGTTGCGCCGCTTGGCGGGTGACGATCCGCAGGTCAATGAGGAGTGGAACTGCGATAAGGGCCGGTGGGCGTTCACCTATGCCACCGAACGCGATCGGCTCACGACACCGCTGGTGCGCGGCTGGGATGGCAACCTCGCACCCGCATCCTGGTCCGAGGCCTTGGCCGCCGCGGCGGAGGGTTTGGCGTCGGCCTTCGGGAGCGCGGGCGTGCTGGTCGGTGGTCGCGTCACCGAGGAAGACGCCTACGCCTACGCCAAATTCGCCCGAGTTGCCCTGGGCACCAATGACATCGACTTCCGCGCCCGAGCGCATTCGGCCGAAGAGGCGGATTTCCTCGCCGCCCGTATCGCCGGACAGGGTGTCACCGTCGACTACGACGCCCTGGAGAACGCACCGGTCGTACTGCTGGCCGGACTCGAGCCGGAAGAGGAGTCGCCGATCATCTACCTGCGGCTGCGCAAGGCGGCACGCAAGCGCGGTCTGCCGATATTCTCGCTCGCCGCTTACTCCTCGCGCGGGCTGGATCGGATGTCGGGCACGCTGTTGCAAGCCGTGCCCGGGGCAGAGCCGCATCTGCTCGATGCCATGCGCACCGGCGAAACGGACGCTGCCGCTTTGGCGACCGCCGCACAGCTGTTGCGTCAGCCCGGTGCAGTGGTGCTGATCGGTGAGCGGATGGCCGGAATCCCCGGCGCAATGTCCGCCGCCGTCCGGCTTGCCGAAGAAACCGGTGCCGCCTTGGCCTGGGTGCCGCGGCGCGCCGGTGAACGCGGTGCGGTCGAGGCGGGTGCGCTGCCCGGCCTGCTGCCCGGTGGTCGACCGGTCGTGGATCCCCGTGCGCGCCAAGAGGTTCGCACGATCTGGAATGTCGCGGAATTGCCGGTCACCGCCGGTCGCGATACCGCCGCCATTCTGGAGGCCGCGCCGACCTTGGGCGCACTGGTCATCGGC
Protein-coding sequences here:
- a CDS encoding FHA domain-containing protein, giving the protein MSRQLEVLPGGTHLIANSGGVVLVVAHRSDIAADAESRAAQTMTALLELVREAGVSEIPRSGRMFARLATTWLMSLDDEDQVEFGVITPSATGVALYLHGGVTAVLESSDRTEVLRGRDAGFTVDRVVIPAPEIGIGLFVDEGGMTESALPGRGIAGLGEGTVPGSGAVLWLGVPVSARAPTMRRSPGVESVRDEVLQAVASAEDVGAAPGVEDVERREFPRQPVEAIDPVAIRSESEVEPQPEGGAVRPPIGGGSAGKAAPWERASAMGMGNLPPRNAVSSVGERRRVGLQKGVQSENGVAAALAKHLENGMAGSGRAVVRGFMCSRQHLNDPRVSFCAVCGIRMDQLTCVLTEGVRPPLGLLMLDDGTSFVLDNDIVLGREPEHAEAVHRGARPIRLPDSSGAMSRAHMEVRLVEWDVAVVDQGSANGTYIRMPGHQEWLRAMPNQLTTLAAGAQILLGGRILTFDSQHSQF
- a CDS encoding NADH-quinone oxidoreductase subunit A — its product is MPTLVLGAVAAAFAVFSVILSALIGPKRYNRAKQEAYECGIEPTPHAVAGGPGSVTGQRFPVKYYLTAMLFIIFDIEIVFLYPWAVHFDALGLFGLAAMALFIFNVSVAYAYEWRRGGLSWD
- a CDS encoding NuoB/complex I 20 kDa subunit family protein; amino-acid sequence: MGLEEKLPSGFLLSTVEDFAGYLRKGSLWPATFGLACCAIEMMATGAGRFDIARFGMEAFRASPRQADLMIVAGRVSQKMAPVLRQVYDQMTEPKWVLAMGVCASSGGMFNNYAIVQGVDHVVPVDIYLPGCPPRPEMLLNAILTLHAKIQQMPLGVNREEAIRAAEAAALASTPTIRMEGLLR
- a CDS encoding NADH-quinone oxidoreductase subunit C, with product MTFDSPENTETRTPQEFVDAAATAGPEGTPPEADSPSAEVIGVRHGMFGVTGSGDTSGYGRLVRPVTLPGSTPAPFGGYFDEVVTELHAALGAVGAGWETVIEKVIVFRGELTLHVRREHLVTVAKVLRDYAALRFELCLGVNGVHYPEDTGRELHAVYHLMSITHNRRLRVEVSAPDADPHIPSLFSVYPTTDWHERETYDFFGILFDGHPSLTRITMPDDWRGHPQRKDYPLGGIPVEYKGARIPPPDERRAYK
- the nuoD gene encoding NADH dehydrogenase (quinone) subunit D, yielding MNDIDTRPGVHNDTGPEPAVVTVAGQDWDAVTETLDSAGEERIVVNMGPQHPSTHGVLRLILEIEGETVTEARCGIGYLHTGIEKNLEFRNWAQGTTFVTRMDYLSPFFNETAYCLGVERLLDVEDQIPERATIVRVMLMELNRISSHLVALATGGMELGALTPMLFGFRERELILDVFETITGLRMNHAYIRPGGLAQDLPDDGVTKVRELLKLLPKRLRDMDHLLTQNPIWKARTQNVGYLDLAGCMALGITGPVLRSTGLPHDLRKAAPYCGYENYEFDVPTTTGCDCYGRYWIRVAEMKESLKIVEQCLDKLRPGPVMVDDKKLAWPADLQLGPDGLGNSPKHINRIMGTSMEGLIHHFKLVTEGIRVPAGQVYVAVESPRGELGVHMVSDGGTRPYRVHYRDPSFTNLQAVAAMCEGGMVADVIASVASIDPVMGGVDR
- the nuoE gene encoding NADH-quinone oxidoreductase subunit NuoE — its product is MTEILLKLSTRPQPFLPFVRERLEVDAKEIIARYPEPRSALLPLLHLVQAEEGCVTGTGIEFCAEQLGLTGAEVTAVATFYSMYRRTPTGDYHVGVCTNTLCAVMGGDAILETLQRRLGIGHGETTADGSITLEHIECNAACDFAPVVMVNWEFFDNQTPESAAALVDSLRRGEQVTPTRGAPLCTFKQTARILAGFPDERPGVLDGAAGEATLAGLRVAQEQNMQAPEPKPGEE
- the nuoF gene encoding NADH-quinone oxidoreductase subunit NuoF; this translates as MTLTPVLTRYWDDPQSWTIEHYRGHDGYQAIRKALRMEPDQVIQTIKDAGLRGRGGAGFPTGMKWSFIPQGTGPDGVTKPHYLVVNADESEPGTCKDIPLMLATPHTLIEGVIIAAYAIRAAHAFIYVRGEVVPVLRRLQAAVAQAYAAGFLGKNILGSGYDLELIVHAGAGAYICGEETALLDSLEGRRGQPRLRPPFPAVAGLYACPTVVNNVESIASVPPIILNGTAWFRSMGSEKSPGFTLYSLSGHVARPGQYEAPLGITLRELLGYAGGVRAGHQVKFWTPGGSSTPLFTDQHLDVPLDYEGVAGAGSMLGTKALQIFDDTTCVVRAVLRWTEFYAHESCGKCTPCREGTYWLVQLLKRIEAGRGTESDLEKLLDISDTINGKSFCALGDGAASPIISSLKYFREEYVDHLRLDGCPFDPARSTAWAEGVR
- a CDS encoding NADH-quinone oxidoreductase subunit G: MTATVNTNTSGLVPADLVTVTIDDTQVSVPAGTLLIRAAELIGIQIPRFCDHPLLDPVGACRQCLVEVEGQRKPVASCTMAVADGMIVRTQLTSPPTAKAQEGVMELLLINHPLDCPVCDKGGECPLQNQAMSSGRSETRFDGVKRTYPKPIPLSTAVLLDRERCVLCARCTRFSQQVAGDPFIELMDRGALEQVGTAQAEPFDSYFSGNTVQICPVGALTGTSYRFRARPFDLVSSPSVCEHCASGCAQRTDHRRGKVLRRLAGDDPQVNEEWNCDKGRWAFTYATERDRLTTPLVRGWDGNLAPASWSEALAAAAEGLASAFGSAGVLVGGRVTEEDAYAYAKFARVALGTNDIDFRARAHSAEEADFLAARIAGQGVTVDYDALENAPVVLLAGLEPEEESPIIYLRLRKAARKRGLPIFSLAAYSSRGLDRMSGTLLQAVPGAEPHLLDAMRTGETDAAALATAAQLLRQPGAVVLIGERMAGIPGAMSAAVRLAEETGAALAWVPRRAGERGAVEAGALPGLLPGGRPVVDPRARQEVRTIWNVAELPVTAGRDTAAILEAAPTLGALVIGGVDIADFPDPKAALEAIDAARFVVSLELRHSAVTERADVVFPVASAMQKSGTFRTWEGRPRQFDAALGDSMVLREPAPLSDQRVLQAIATEMTVALGLPDTEAARAELAELGAWDGPPVPAPAHRPHPVTRPNPGTAILSGWRMLLDQGRMQDGEPNLAGVARPPVVRLSPTTAAEIGAADDDPIVVATDHGTITLPLLITDLPDRVVWLPLNSPGCSVNEQLATQPGGVVQLHRADERMKEHRHE